A region of the Hydra vulgaris chromosome 12, alternate assembly HydraT2T_AEP genome:
GTGACACACGCGTTCTATTACGCAACAAAGCTACTTGCCTTGTGCGATGTGGGTGTtgtaaaaaatgctaaaaacaaTTCAATTACCAAAAACCGCACGAACTTTTTTGGTtacctaatatttatatacactatttaatgcattagtagtGTGTTATCTCTTAAAGTGCAATAGAACGAAATTTTTACTCTcgttaacattttttatgccATCATTGATTAATATGTTGttcatattaattattaatattattaagtattaatattattcagtcacttttacaattaattgtttatattaaattttatattaaattattttatataaagttgttttatatttaattgtgttatattaCCTAATAAAGCAGAACAGCTTTGACAATTGTTAAATTTGTAACTTACAGTTgacaatttcaaataattttgtgtaaaatttttttgttatttttagtcaaATCTACACAGCCTATCACTGGTAAGTTTGTATCAGTTTGTATATGTTAATGATTATAGAGTATAGAATATTTCAAACGTTGATAAATATGAAGAGTATTTTGCATACTTATTTACTAttcttgttttagtttatttaaactgtttgtTTGACTTTGTTAatagttatttgattttaaattagtttaccTTATGTTTAAAGttcctaaaaattatatttgcattatTGATGTTGAAATACTAGTTTCTTGTAACCGTTACTTGTTTATAGAAggtataagatttttaaattatttgaaatttttttggtttatataatttagaacatttttttacattatttataatgttgttaatttctaataaattattatatattatttctttgtttagGCAAATTGAATtgaaactataatatattaagtctttatatatactttttagagGCATTTTAGGGTGGATACTCCAACTTGCATCTTGTAATGTGTAAGATTTGTGAAGTTATTTCTCCCTTTTCAAattaacacaattaaaaaatctatttttcaatttttattgacatttttttcaagtttgaatAAGGTAGGGGGGTCATTGGGTGTGGCACACGCCCCTCCCTTAGTAAAATAATCTCAATAAACTCAacttaaaaccttttttcaaatatcttttaaattttttttttaggttggataAGAATGGGcgggtggggggggggggggtgcgtTGGGCGTGGCACATGTCCCACCTCTAAAGTCAATTTATACACCACATGTATAtgctgtaaaataaaaaaatgtagtttaaactttttaacacaaaatataaTCAATGTTTTCAAGGTTATAATATTTGTAAGAAATTAACATTTCACTACGAGGGTGTTAAAACGTAACAAAAGACACCCACCCTTCAATCTATAATAAACCACTAATATTTGGAAATGGAATGGAAGCAAATTAGATTAACTTTTTATGTATAAAGATgacatattttatcagaaaaacaCTCTTTCGTGTGAAAAACTTGCATTTTTTAAGGTTACTATGGTGTTCCGGTACCCCTCTGGCCCTCTAGACACCCCTTTTTATCTATGGAGTTATGTAAACTTGTAACCTACTCTTACATCTaacttttgataccaagttatagGCATTTGGATAAgatttgacaaagttataacaatttcagtggaaaaaaaaaaattttggaaccggtttcttcaataaatccatatatcgaaaatttgctaataaaaatgtcataacttttttttaaattgttcgtttttaataattttttcaccattaaaatactgtattgaagGGCTTTcgaatgatatataacattctagtatatgctcaatttaaaaaaatcaatccacgtacctatatatatatatatatatatatatatatatatatatatatatatatatatatatatatatatatatatatatatatatatatatatatatatatatatatatatatatatatatatattagggtaggccACAGTcccacaaatatttttcaaagtatcAATTTTTCTAGTAGCAGTATAAAATATTGTtccttttactataaaaatcatttttgttatgAAAGTGTTTATGTCGCTCATCTCTAAGTTCTGCCGATATTCATTTTAAGTTTCAGTTATATGAATAAATCCAAAACACAAAACTTCCATTACTTCTGTTccgttttttaatttgttcggCATAATATTTACTAATGACGGCATATTTCTATTGTATTTCATGTAAACAAACAATACACGCGACGcattcttaaaaattatgtaagcaacattaaaaataatgtaagcaACATAATCTACTGCAGCATGCAGAAgtgttttatctattttaactaatttgttgtattttgattcgaattattctttttttctaaatattttgcataaGTAACAGCCgctaaattataaagtttacgtacaaaaagaaatgtaattaaaattcttttttatataattaaataccaTGAAATTTTACGatacttaaagatttttgatttaaaataaaataacttgttattttCAAACAACATAGTTAGCTTAGATgtgtttaaagataatttaaaaaacaaggttaataaaaaaaaacgaagaagcACGTATCATaacactaatatattttttaaaaaagcaactaaatttattaattctatAATTATATTCATCTTTCCATTCGTTTTTAAGAAATGAAGATGTTTtacgttttattatttttctagcagtcataaaatttaattcattttaacattttaacatgGCATCGCatacacaaaaaagaaaagagaatttgtctgtaaaaaataatttgactgagtcaattaaaaagaaatactcAAAAGTATTGAAATCGACAAATGAAATATGGTTGGTTGGATATCCGCTGGCAGATATTAATACCAGTTCTCTGCCTACTACTAGAGATGTCTACAGATTTTTTAGGTTTATActacttaaagatttttataacttaaattttttatttccaaaaataactttatttttcaatttgaaaataaacttaaattcatCTTCTGTTTTGCTTGTTAAGgtatcaattaaaaatgatgaacaATTGGATTCAAGTGTTTTCTAAATGTACAATAGAATTAGGTACTAAAagcaatatttcaaaattaaaattagctgCAAAATTAACAATGAAAACCGTTAAAGTTTTTTGGGATAAAGCTGATATTCCTTGCAAGCAGGAAAAGtatattattgaaagtattattaAGTTACATGATAAATGGAGAAGTCTTGCAAAGTCTAAACATGAATGTTTTTCAAGAAAAGATTTACTTATTCAAGGCTTTAGAAAAATAatggataatttttttgatattagttcTCCGAATTGGaaagaatatgttaaaaaaaccaGATCAAATTTAAATGCAGAAGAAGATATTCTCTGGTTTTCAACACTCAAAAGTGGAGTAAAAACCGGAGGACTAGGTGGAAAagataatttgttaaaattgagtgtcaaaagaaaaatagagaaggaggaaaaagaaaaattgaaaatcgataaagaaaagaaaagaaaattaaatgataaagaaATTGATTTCAGCGTTTATAAAAGTGATTGTGACTCAACTAAAGAATCATTTTTTGCTGCGTTTAGAGGTTCTATGTACTCAGATTCTCAGAGCTCTTCTAAAATTGATTATgaagtaaataattttgaatcttcTACAGGTGTAATGGAAAATGTTGTATCAGataatatcaatttaattttgtcaaaaaaactttgtttgtcATCCAATGATAAAAACAACTGCTGATAGATCTAAACTATCAAACGCACAGCTTATGATGAATGTTTCAGCAATCCTGCTTCTAGGTTACTTTTTGATTGATATTTAAATCACTAATCAGTTTCATGAGTTTTTTATTAGTGTGATTAGttgataagaaaaattatattctgTATTTTATAGGTGGGGTTAAAGCTAATGATGTACGTAAGCACGTAAGCATAATAGACAAATTATGGCAAGAAATATAATggcagaattaaaaaaaaaagttagattagATTATTTAACTCTTCACTGGGATGGGAAACTTATGAAGCAAGTATCTGGTAAAAAGTTTGACTATTTAACTGTTTTAGTAAGTGGTTTTCCAAACTGCGAGGAAGgtaaaattttatctattaaaCCTATTCAGTCAGGCACAGGTCATTCTATATGTAAAGGAATCATAGAAGATTTAGAAAAATGGGATCTTAAAGATAATATTGTTGCCCAAGTTTTCGATACAACGGCTTGTAATACTGGAGTAAGAAACGGAGCGGCAACTCTTCTTGAAGAATGCAAATCTATAAAAACGCTTCTCTGGCTTGCATGTCGTCATCATGTTTTAGAATTAATCCTAGGGTCGTTTTGGAaagctttatttcaaaaagagaCATCATCTGATGATAATATagagtttaataattttcaaaaagaatggCTTCACTCTAAAAAAATTCCCCtcaaactttcaaataaatCCCTTGATCTTGAAAAttcattcttaaaaaaaaaagcaaatgaaactCGCAATTTCTTAGAGAAAGTATTGCACTCTAAGCATCACCCAAGAGACGATTACAAAGAGGCTGCAGAACTAGCAATTTTTCTATTAGGTGGAGAAGAGCCCAAGAAATGGAAAACATGTGGTGCTCACCATCATGCAAGATGGATGGCGCATTTGCTGTATGCACCAAagatgttaatatttaaaaaagattaacccgaatttgatttaaaaaacctttaaatctttttgacttttagCTCAGCCATTTACATTAAAGCTTGGTTAGAAGCGTCAAAGGCTTGCAATGCACCAATTAATGATATAGAATTATTTAATGATCTAGAAGCACTTAAAGGTATACCAAACTTCGGTGGACCTGCTGAAAAAGCCCAATATGTCTTAAGCAGACACTCTTGGTATCTAACCGAGCAGGTGTCtgtattaagtttattttcaaataaattttctctaaatgataaagataaaattgcaaaaaaaatgctAGAATACGGAAAACCACTTGGTATCAATTGCGGTAAACCAACTCTTCCAGTGATTAGAAAAAATTCCgatattttatcttatattgGGAACAAGTCTTGGttgatttttcataatttaaaagatgatGGAAAATGGCTTAAAATTCCTTCTTCAGAATGGGACGACAATGCctattatttgaaaatgaagCTGTTTATGAAAACTCTAAAAGTGACTAATGACGCAGCCGAGAGAGGAATTAAGTTGTGTTCTGATTATCTCCAAATACTTACAAAGGTAAACCGTGAAATTAGTTGAGaacaaattatgaataaaaatctaaacaatcATACAAATCTACTTTTAGAATAAATTatagataaataatatttcttatcTTTAGGACGAGGCTGTACGAAACGAAGTTTTTAACGTGGTTGAAAATCACAGAAAAGTTGTAGGCAATTTTAATAAGAAGCAATTATTCGTTGATTTAGCtgagtataaataataactactttttCATTAgcttttctgtttttaattagaccccaaaaaaattccaaataaaataaCTCTTCTGTAATCCAGgcaatatatgatttaaaaaggGGTTATAAAAGAAGTTGTTACTTGTATTGTGGTAAACCCTCCCCATATGGGGGAGGGGTGTTGAAAGTGTCACCAAATATCACATGGAAAGGGTGGTTAGCTACAATGTGACgtgaaaaaaaccttttaattacAATTCTTATTATAGCGGAATCAgtaaatttttagcaaaaaattacttagagatatatcttttttaacaataatagcaCTGCGCATAAAAGAGGGGGCGGGGGAGGAGTTGATAAACAAGTAACACAAAATTATACATGGGGGAAGTCCAAAAAGGTTCAAAAACGTGTTGCCTATTAAATGAACAGCctcaaataacaaatattttctatagatataaaaattttaatcttttttcacTTTCCTACAAAATCCttattttgacatattttagactaaaaatgaaaataatcaaatcaaattCGGCAGCGCtcaatgatatttttttccaaatttttttttatagtttgtattCATATGTGAAAAGGATCAGGTTTTTTTGCAGacatgttaaattttcaaaattttttgtttttggcctaccctaacatatatatatatatatatttttttttttttttttttttttttttttttcattttcgcttccaacaaggctgcaagcagcCACTAAttaaagttggaagttactgtaagagaaaagatgaagattgtagagcaagataacgattgacggacgatttaaaagattgcaaattatatgaatcaggaaagcaagatgaaggaagcgaattccaaagaactgatgttcgaggaaaaaaactagacgaataagcgtttttggagcacttaggaacagtcacagaaaaaggatgacacttaattgaatgacgagtaacacgagaatgaattttagtagatggcacaagagacgctagctctttagagcagtgcccattatagtatttgtagaaaagagaaagagaagcaacattacgacgatgtgataatggttggaggttggctgcaagagcaggtccaactatgtttacaatgcgtttttgcaccttgtctaaaagagaaagggcatcattagaagatccgccccagatatggcaacagtattccatacaaggcagGATTTgggatttatagagatagagaatagaatccag
Encoded here:
- the LOC136088468 gene encoding uncharacterized protein LOC136088468, with protein sequence MASHTQKRKENLSVKNNLTESIKKKYSKVLKSTNEIWLVGYPLADINTSSLPTTRDVYRFFRYQLKMMNNWIQVFSKCTIELGTKSNISKLKLAAKLTMKTVKVFWDKADIPCKQEKYIIESIIKLHDKWRSLAKSKHECFSRKDLLIQGFRKIMDNFFDISSPNWKEYVKKTRSNLNAEEDILWFSTLKSGVKTGGLGGKDNLLKLSVKRKIEKEEKEKLKIDKEKKRKLNDKEIDFSVYKSDCDSTKESFFAAFRGSMYSDSQSSSKIDYEVNNFESSTGVMENVVSDNINLILSKKLCLSSNDKNNC